A single genomic interval of Mycolicibacterium holsaticum DSM 44478 = JCM 12374 harbors:
- a CDS encoding DUF4129 domain-containing protein encodes MAGFDKSTQRVIAVIALMVLAAWGLRGYVPGAAERPAEPRQPEQSHPAALIAVVALLTAAVAIIGFAIIVRLRDRRPTPPSVGALPRSPGTRGRPTWRFSLIALSVVIGWLLLIVVLSRIGGREAIEQSGTGTGIADTAPGAQSPPAPLPDQADDTGSNVVGYLVPPMLILMGLVVLGTAVASRRQRRHEPELFGDEDRPAPSSPTTNSLARAAEIGLAEIGDLSREPREAIIACYASMERELTRVPGAIPQDCDTPTEVLARAVERNALRADSATELVELFEEARFSKHVMTEAHRDAAVRVLHRVLAELPGRIPEVPA; translated from the coding sequence ATGGCCGGTTTCGACAAGTCGACACAGCGCGTGATCGCGGTCATCGCGCTCATGGTCCTTGCCGCGTGGGGGTTGCGCGGATATGTGCCCGGCGCGGCCGAGCGGCCAGCCGAACCCCGACAGCCCGAGCAGAGCCACCCGGCGGCGCTGATCGCCGTCGTCGCGCTGCTGACCGCGGCGGTGGCGATCATCGGGTTCGCGATCATCGTGCGGTTGCGCGACCGCCGACCCACGCCGCCATCGGTGGGCGCGCTGCCGCGCAGTCCGGGCACCAGGGGGCGCCCGACGTGGCGGTTCTCGTTGATCGCGCTGTCGGTCGTCATCGGGTGGCTGCTGCTGATCGTGGTGTTGAGCCGCATCGGCGGCCGGGAGGCGATCGAGCAGTCCGGCACCGGGACCGGTATCGCCGACACTGCGCCTGGCGCGCAGAGCCCGCCCGCACCACTCCCCGACCAGGCCGACGACACGGGTTCGAACGTCGTCGGGTACCTGGTCCCGCCGATGCTGATCCTGATGGGGCTGGTGGTGCTCGGCACGGCGGTCGCGTCGCGGCGGCAGCGGCGTCACGAACCCGAGCTGTTCGGTGACGAGGACCGTCCCGCCCCTTCGTCTCCGACGACGAATTCCCTTGCCAGGGCTGCAGAGATCGGGCTGGCCGAGATCGGTGACCTGAGCCGGGAGCCGCGCGAGGCGATCATCGCGTGCTACGCGTCGATGGAACGTGAGCTGACCCGGGTGCCCGGGGCGATCCCGCAGGATTGCGACACCCCGACCGAGGTGCTGGCGCGTGCGGTCGAGCGCAACGCGTTACGCGCCGACAGCGCAACCGAACTGGTCGAGCTGTTCGAGGAGGCCCGGTTCTCCAAACATGTGATGACCGAGGCGCACCGTGATGCCGCGGTGCGGGTGCTGCACCGGGTGCTCGCCGAACTGCCCGGGCGCATACCGGAGGTTCCGGCGTGA